Proteins encoded together in one Ciona intestinalis chromosome 1, KH, whole genome shotgun sequence window:
- the LOC100179805 gene encoding spliceosome-associated protein CWC27 homolog, producing the protein MFENPLIYLKLSQATLSPSAINTIISCRCVECFKMSNIYIKEPSTNGKVLLHTSMGDIDVELWSKEAPLACRNFVQLCMEGYYNNVIFHRIVPGFIVQGGDPTGTGEGGDSVYGKTFKDEFHTRLRFVRRGLVAMANAGSNDNGSQFFFTLGPCNDLNKKHTIFGKVAGETIYNLVRLGEVGTTDDERPINPPFIKWTKVLANPFEDIVPRTVPDKDKNEKKKKKSQMKATKDFKLLSFGEEAEEEEMDVLEFRAKHNTKGKSSHDLANDPKLSSEPAIPDYDAKSGKRKAELDTSGDKVESDGSSSDDDTKKERLENVKSKLQTKRKVEKRVKIEAVGENEKDDSLKSEELRKESRQLAREILKSRRGADKNEDEKGEEKSDDSDQEDASNPLFADFKKQQKIYKEKTAKFKQKGSTREEATLALLNGFKQKLETVRKEAGWNEDEMEDPPDDDDGGDDDSGWMLHRLKHTDEKRDAKDVNRTVTEDTYDIHDPRNTINQRRRETSKKPHKDKDKTERRHHDRHDRHRSDRHKRR; encoded by the exons ATGTTTGAAAACCCTTTGATTTACCTGAAATTGTCACAAGCCACATTATCGCCATCtgcaataaatacaattatttCATGCAGATGTGTAGAGTGCTTCAAAATgagtaatatttatataaaggaGCCAAGCACCAATGGAAAAGTGCTTCTGCACACATCTATGGGCGACATAGATGTGGAGTTGTGGTCAAAAGAAGCACCACTGGCATGTAGAAACTTTGTACAGCTGTGTATGGAAG GTTACTACAATAATGTGATTTTTCATCGAATTGTGCCTGGTTTTATTGTACAAGGTGGGGATCCAACTGGTACAGGTGAAGGTGGAGATTCGGTTTACGGAAAAACCTTTAAA gATGAGTTCCATACACGCTTAAGATTTGTTCGTCGTGGTTTGGTTGCCATGGCCAACGCTGGTTCAAACGATAACGGAAGTCAATTCTTTTTCACGTTGGGTCCTTGTAATGATTTGAACAAGAAACATACCATTTTTGGCAAG GTGGCTGGTGAAACTATTTATAACCTGGTACGTCTTGGTGAGGTTGGTACAACTGATGATGAGAGACCTATCAACCCTCCCTTTATAAAGTGGACCAAG GTTTTGGCGAATCCGTTTGAAGATATTGTACCGAGAACTGTTCCGgataaagataaaaatgaaaagaagaaaaagaaaagtcAAATGAAAGCAACAAA AGATTTTAAGCTTCTGTCATTCGGTGAGGAAGCAGAAGAAGAGGAAATGGATGTTCTTGAGTTTAGAGCA AAACACAACACGAAAGGCAAGAGCAGCCACGATTTAGCAAACGATCCAAAACTGAGTTCTGAGCCCGCTATTCCTGATTATGATGCAAAAAGTGGTAAACGGAAAGCAGAATTGGATACATCAGGTGACAAG GTTGAATCTGATGGTAGTAGCTCCGATGATGACACTAAGAAAGAGAGGCTGGAAAATGTAAAGAGCAAATTACAAACCAAACGTAAAGTGGAAAAAAGAGTTAAG ATCGAGGCAGTTGGTGAAAATGAAAAGGATGATTCTTTAAAAAG TGAAGAATTACGAAAAGAATCAAGACAACTGGCCCGGGAGATACTGAAATCCAGGAGAGGGGCTGACAAAAATGAAGATGAGAAAGGAGAGGAGAAAAGTGATGACAGTGATCAAGAAGACGCATCAAATCCACTCTTCGCTGATTTTAAGAAGCAACAAAAGATTTATAAAGAAAAGACAGCCAAGTTTAAACAGAAGGGCTCAACTCGGGAAGAAGct ACACTTGCTCTCTTAAACGGATTCAAACAGAAACTGGAGACAGTGAGGAAAGAGGCGGGATGGAATGAAGATGAGATGGAAGATCCACCAGATGATGATGATGGTGGAGATGATGATTCTGGATG GATGTTACATCGCTTAAAACACACGGATGAGAAACGAGATGCAAAAGATGTGAACCGAACTGTTACTGAAGATACTTACGACATTCACGATCCTAGGAACACAATCAATCAAAGACGAAGAGAGACCtctaaaaa GCCACATAAAGACAAGGACAAGACGGAGAGGCGACACCATGATAGACATGACCGTCACCGCTCAGACAGACATAAGCGCAGATAG
- the LOC100182140 gene encoding LOW QUALITY PROTEIN: maspardin (The sequence of the model RefSeq protein was modified relative to this genomic sequence to represent the inferred CDS: substituted 1 base at 1 genomic stop codon), with amino-acid sequence MAQLNVPNVFMKSNEYHSFQSSVPLKQIIVDDNGVKVWRFYDTGARSNTSHPIICLPPACGTANIFYQQIVSLSSIGYRVIAIDYPVYWSAEEFCVGLRKFIDTLRLSKVHLFGCSLGSFLAMKFAEKLGNKHYVASLFLCNPFADTTLLKSPFTPYAYFALPSLVLKRFVLGDLPLKFVSITQANSLDFVVERLESVTQKEIASRLALQYHSNYIKFPQRLQSIPVTVMDTFDDMTLSQTVKDDVYKCLPLAKRAHLKTGGYFPYLSESMQVNLHLRVHLQPFDKTDSXIGKLTFQQQSRSLYIV; translated from the coding sequence atgGCTCAATTGAACGTTCCTAACGTGTTTATGAAATCAAACGAATATCATTCCTTTCAAAGTTCCGTTCCACTAAAACAGATTATTGTTGACGACAACGGGGTTAAAGTTTGGAGATTTTATGACACTGGTGCAAGATCAAACACTTCTCATCCTATCATTTGCCTTCCTCCAGCATGTGGTACAGCAAATATATTCTACCAGCAAATCGTTTCACTCTCATCAATTGGATACAGGGTAATTGCAATTGACTATCCGGTGTATTGGTCAGCGGAAGAGTTTTGCGTTGGTTTGCGAAAGTTTATTGACACTTTGCGTTTAAGCAAAGTGCATTTGTTTGGCTGCTCTTTGGGAAGTTTTCTTGCCATGAAGTTTGCTGAAAAACTTggaaataaacattatgtaGCTTCGTTGTTTCTTTGCAATCCCTTTGCAGATACAACTTTGCTAAAGAGCCCTTTCACTCCATATGCATACTTTGCATTACCttctcttgttttaaaacgatTTGTACTAGGCGACTTACCGTTAAAGTTTGTGAGTATTACACAAGCCAACAGCCTTGACTTTGTAGTTGAACGTTTAGAATCTGTCACACAAAAGGAAATTGCCTCAAGGTTGGCACTTCAATATCATAGCAACTACATAAAGTTCCCACAGAGATTACAAAGTATTCCAGTAACCGTCATGGACACATTTGATGATATGACTTTATCTCAAACAGTAAAAGATGATGTGTATAAGTGTTTACCACTTGCTAAGAGAGCACATCTGAAAACAGGTGGCTACTTTCCATATTTAAGCGAGAGTATGCAAGTAAACCTTCATCTTCGTGTACATTTACAGCCATTTGACAAGACGGATAGTTAGATTGGAAAGCTAACATTTCAACAGCAAAGCAGGTctttgtatattgtataa
- the LOC100177946 gene encoding spliceosome-associated protein CWC27 homolog — MDANIRQLLAIAISSEDGEKYVIESYNLLQQAHQKSKDDDGPDVCGSDLYIQCAEVALKLQQFKICQECLHMYFNGTTLSNQFLCRAYLCQAQLLAPKSAESVTEFETASVYILKAVNFAKDKPRYHFLVYNASVLYWQMARPFLRPGFRALLHPSLQQVVSALELIDDKDYEWRGTLMIVSIMLQSLNPSSLRPTSPTIDEFHTRLRFVRRGLVAMANAGSNDNGSQFFFTLGPCNDLNKKHTIFGKVAGETIYNLVRLGEVGTTDDERPINPPFIKWTKVLANPFEDIVPRTVPDKDKNEKKKKKSQMKATKDFKLLSFGEEAEEEEMDVLEFRAKHNTKGKSSHDLANDPKLSSEPAIPDYDAKSGKRKAELDTSGDKVESDGSSSDDDTKKERLENVKSKLQTKRKVEKRAKIEAVGENEKDDSLKSEELRKESRQLAREILKSRRGADKNEDEKGEEKSDDSDQEDASNPLFADFKKQQKIYKEKTAKFKQKGSTREEATLALLNGFKQKLETVRKEAGWNEDEMEDPPDDDDGGDDDSGWMLHRLKHTDEKRDAKDVNRTVTEDTYDIHDPRNTINQRRRETSKKPHKDKDKTERRHHDGHDRHRSDRHKRR; from the exons ATGGATGCCAACATTCGTCAACTGCTCGCAATTGCTATTTCTTCAGAAGACG GTGAAAAATATGTGATTGAATCGTATAACTTGCTACAGCAAGCACATCAGAAATCAAAAGATGATGATGGACCAGATGTCTGTGGTTCAGATCTGTATATTCAATGTGCAGAAGTTGCACTTAAG TTACAGCAATTTAAGATTTGCCAAGAGTGTTTGCACATGTATTTTAATGGAACAACATTAAGCAACCAATTCTTATGTCGAGCATATTTGTGCCAAGCTCAACTATTAGCACCAAAGTCAGCTGAATCTGTG ACAGAATTTGAGACTGCCAGTGTTTACATTTTGAAAGCAGTGAATTTTGCCAAAGACAAACCACGTTACCATTTCTTGGTATACAATGCATCAGTGCTATATTGGCAAATGGCTCGGCCTTTCCTGAGACCTGGATTTCGTGCTCTGCTTCACCCAAGTCTCCAACAAGTGGTGTCTGCACTTGAATTGATTGATGACAAAGATTATGAATGGAGAGGAACTTTGATGAT TGTTTCCATCATGCTCCAATCTTTGAATCCATCTTCTTTAAggccaacttcccccaccatt gATGAGTTCCATACACGCTTAAGATTTGTTCGTCGTGGTTTGGTTGCCATGGCCAACGCTGGTTCAAACGATAACGGAAGTCAATTCTTTTTCACGTTGGGTCCTTGTAATGATTTGAACAAGAAACATACCATTTTTGGCAAG GTGGCTGGTGAAACTATTTATAACCTGGTACGTCTTGGTGAGGTTGGTACAACTGATGATGAGAGACCTATCAACCCTCCCTTTATAAAGTGGACCAAG GTTTTGGCGAATCCGTTTGAAGATATTGTACCAAGAACTGTACCtgataaagataaaaatgaaaagaagaaaaagaaaagtcAAATGAAAGCTACAAA AGATTTTAAGCTTCTGTCATTCGGTGAGGAAGCAGAAGAAGAGGAAATGGATGTTCTTGAGTTTAGAGCA AAACACAACACGAAAGGCAAGAGCAGCCACGATTTAGCAAACGATCCAAAACTGAGTTCTGAGCCCGCTATTCCTGATTATGATGCAAAAAGTGGTAAACGGAAAGCAGAATTGGATACATCAGGTGACAAG GTTGAATCTGATGGTAGTAGCTCCGATGATGACACTAAGAAAGAGAGGCTGGAAAATGTAAAGAGCAAATTACAAACCAAACGTAAAGTGGAAAAAAGAGCTAAG ATTGAGGCAGTTGGTGAAAATGAAAAGGACGATTCTTTAAAAAG TGAAGAATTACGAAAAGAATCAAGACAACTGGCCCGGGAGATACTGAAATCCAGGAGAGGGGCTGACAAAAATGAAGATGAGAAAGGAGAGGAGAAAAGTGATGACAGTGATCAAGAAGACGCATCAAATCCACTCTTCGCTGATTTTAAGAAGCAACAAAAGATTTATAAAGAGAAGACAGCCAAGTTTAAACAGAAGGGCTCAACTCGGGAAGAAGct ACACTTGCTCTCTTAAACGGGTTTAAACAGAAACTGGAGACAGTGAGGAAAGAGGCGGGATGGAATGAAGATGAGATGGAAGATCCACCAGATGATGATGATGGTGGAGATGATGATTCTGGATG GATGTTACATCGCTTAAAACACACGGATGAGAAACGAGATGCAAAAGATGTGAACCGAACTGTTACTGAAGATACTTACGACATTCACGATCCTAGGAACACAATCAATCAAAGACGAAGAGAGACCtctaaaaa GCCACATAAAGACAAGGACAAGACGGAGAGGCGACACCATGATGGACATGACCGTCACCGCTCAGACAGACATAAGCGCAGATAG